One region of bacterium genomic DNA includes:
- a CDS encoding YfhO family protein gives MFWRKNQRKVRSQRVRGSEVNIIDYQPNRVLIEVDSEMSGFLVLSDTYYPGWKAFIKTKNLKLKTKNLEVKIYKANYCFRAVCVPKGKSLIEFRYFPRTFIIGLIASFVSFVIVVLYWKLCNEI, from the coding sequence TTGTTTTGGAGGAAAAACCAAAGAAAAGTCAGGAGTCAGAGGGTCAGAGGGTCAGAGGTAAATATTATTGATTATCAGCCGAATAGGGTTTTAATTGAGGTAGATAGCGAGATGTCTGGATTTTTGGTTTTGTCGGATACATATTATCCGGGGTGGAAGGCATTTATTAAAACTAAAAACTTAAAACTTAAAACTAAAAACTTAGAGGTAAAGATATATAAAGCGAATTATTGTTTTAGGGCGGTTTGTGTGCCAAAGGGAAAGAGCTTAATAGAATTTAGGTATTTTCCAAGAACATTTATTATTGGGTTGATAGCAAGTTTTGTATCTTTTGTGATTGTTGTATTATATTGGAAATTATGCAATGAAATATAG